The nucleotide window CGTGGCCATGAGGATCCTTCCGGCCGAAGGCAGGTCCTGGCCTTTCATGGCCTCACGCAGGGGTTTGAAGGCCGACTGCATGGCCTTGGCCGACATCAGGACCTGGGGCAGGAAATAATCGTTCCGGGCGAACCTTTCCCCCACCTCTGACATGGCCGGGATGAGGATCTTCTCCCCGATCTCCATGGGACCATACCCCTGGTCCAGCAGGGCGACGGCCAGTTCGCCGGCTTTCTCCGGGTGGCCGTTCACGACGGCCCTCCCCAGGGCTCCCTCACGGTCCTCATCATCCCTGGTAGAAACGGTGCCTCCTGTCGACGGCCCGCCTCCGTAAAGAGAGATATAATCCGCTGCGTGGCGATCCTGGTTCAGGATGACACGGGACGCGGCAAGGAGGCCCATGGAAATCTTGTCGAAGGGGTTGACGATGGCCGCGGACAGGCCCGCCCGGGCTGCCATGGAAAGGAATGCGGCGTTCAAAAATTCCCTCGAAGGGAGTCCGTACGATATGTTGCTGACACCAAGGAGGGTGTTAAGACCCAGTTCTTTCCGGATGAGACTCACCGTCCTGAGGGCCTCGGCCACCCGTTCCTGCTCTGCGCCGGCCGAGAGAGTGAGACAGTCGATGAGCACGTCCCGCCCGGGGATGCCCGCCTTAAGGGCGGCTGAATGAATGCGCCTGGCGATGGCAAGACGACCCTCGGCAGTGTCGGGGATCCCATTTCCATCCAGTGTCAGGCCGAGGACAGCCGCGCCGTATTTCTTTGCCAGGGGCAGGATTTTTTCCAGGCTTTTATCCTCGCCGGTCACCGAGTTTATAAGGGCTTTCCCATCGACTGCTTTAAGGCCGGCCTCGATGACCTCCGGTCGTGGGGAGTCGATGACGAGAGGCACGGAGACCACCTGCCCGACAGCGGTGAGGGCGTCCTCCATGGCCTGCTCCTCGTTGATATTGGGGACCCCGACGTTGACGTCCAGCATCTGGGCCCCTGCTTCCACCTGCCGGGCCGCTTCTTCCCTGTAGGGATCGAAACGGCCTTCGCGGACCGCCTGGGCGAGGGTTTTGCGGCCGGTAGGATTGAGGCGCTCACCGATGGCGCGAATCGGGCTGGCCCCTCCCACGAAAAGAACGGAACTCCGACTCGACAACCTGGTGGCGGAAGGGTCCGTCAGGATCCTGTCCGATCGGCCCGGGATCGTGTCCAGTTCCCGTCTCATGCGGGCGATGTGTGCCGGTGAGGTTCCACAACAGCCCCCAAGCAGGGCTGTCCCGATACCCAGAAACTCCCCGAAAGGTTGAACCATCTCTTCCGGCGAAGCGGGGAAAACGGTCCGTCCGTGTTCCAGACGGGGCATCCCAGCGTTGGGCATGGCCACAAGGGGAAGCTCGGTGACCGTCGCCATGCGCCTTAGCACCTCCAGGATCCCTTCAGGTCCCAGGCCGCAGTTGGAGCCTACGGCGTCGGCGCCCACCGCTTCCAGGGTGACTGCAGCCGCCTCCGGGGAACTTCCCAGGAGGGTCAGTGCCGAGGGCTCGAAGGTCATGAGAGCGACGACGGGGATGTCGGTCACCTCCCTGGCGCCGATAACGGCGGTGCGGATCTCCTTGATGTCCGAAAAAGTCTCGAGGATGATGAGGTCGGCTCCCGCGCCGGCGAGGGCGGCAGCCTGCTGGGCGAAGATACTTACCGCTTCGTCGAAACCGAGTTCACCCACAGGATGCAGAAAACGTCCCGTAGGCCCCACGCTTCCCGCCACGAGAGCGTCGCCGGAAGAGGCTTCCTTCGCCACCCTCACGGCGGCTTCGTTGAGTTCTTCAGTCCGGTCCTCGAGGCCGAAGGAGGACAGTTTGACCCTGCTGCCGCCGAAGGTGTTGGTTTCGATGATATCGGCGCCGGCATCGATATAGGCGCGATGAACCGATCGCACCCTTTCGGGAGAATGCACGTTGAGCAGTTCCGGACACTCTCCCGGTGCCAGCCCCGCCTCCTGGAGCATGGTTCCCATGGCTCCGTCGCACAGAAGGGTACGGTTTTTGATCAGGTCTTTGAATCGGCTCACTGGGTTCGCTCCTAAATATTCAGTAGTCAGAAGTCAGTAGCCGGTAACAAATAACTCAAATTGTAACCGTTGATAGAGTCGCAAAAAGTCCAATCCGGGACTTTTTGCTCCACGGAAAGGGAAAAGCGTCGTTTTCCCTTTCCTTACAAATCAATGACTTACGGTGTAACTCATTGATTTGGGCGCCCCACGCGGGGCGCGTTGATGGACTTTTTGCGAGTCCATCAACCGTTCATTCTTCCTTTTTATACCGGGTCGCAAACGAACGTTTTTTTTCTGAAAACTGAGAATGTTACGTTATCGGCTACCTTCCTATAGAAAACGCCTATAGGTATAGTATAAGGTTAGAAAAATCAAGGGTCTGGGAAACAGGGTCTGGGAAATGAGCGGGATCTGGAGTCCAGGGTCCAGCCTTCGCGTGAAGCTGCGGCTGGCAGGCTGGGGTTCAGGAATAACGCCCACCTGGAACCTGGATGCCAGACACAAGACACAAGTAACTTTCCTTCCGTTGACATGGCAGCCGGCGGTGGAATAAGGTTGCCGGGAGCCAGTACTTGGAGCACGGAACTCGGAACAATCAAAAAATCCTGAGACCTGATGTCTCGTCATCCCGGATTTCAACCGGCTACTGACTACTGACTACTGGATACCGGATACTGGATACCAGCGCGGAGAGACTCATGCGGCAGCCGTCAGAGAGATCGAGGAACATCCCCCCCTTTATCGTCATGGATGTCCTGGAAAGGGCCCAGAAGATGGAGCGGGCCGGGAGAACTGTCATTCACATGGAGGTGGGCGAACCTGATTTCGATACCCCCGAGGTTATCCGGATGGCGGCGGCGGAAGCGCTGGAGAGGGGGGAGACCAACTATACCCACAGCCTGGGGCTCCTGGAACTGAGGGAGGCCATAAGCGAGCATTACGATCGCAGGTACAGTGTGCGGGTGGACCCGGACTGTATCCTCGTCACTTCGGGGACCTCTCCCGCGCTGTTCCTTGCTTTTGCGGCCTTATTGGAGCAAGGGGAGGTGGTGGTGATGAACGATCCCCATTACGCATGTTACCCCAACTTCGTATCGTTTCTCGGGGGACGCCCCCTTTTCTCCCCGGTCCATGCGGTGGATGGTTTCATGCCGGATGTTCGGGAGATGGCCCGTCAGGTGACGTCCGACACCGCGGCGATACTCATCAACTCGCCGGGCAACCCCACGGGAGCTGTCTGGCCCGGTGAGAGCCTCGGGCAGATCGCTCAACTCGGGGTACCGGTAATCTCTGACGAGATCTACCACGGCCTTGTGTATGGGACCAGGGAGCAGAGCATCCTCGAGTTTACGGATGAGGCGTTCGTCCTCAACGGCTTTTCCAAGCTTTACGCCATGACCGGGTGGAGGCTCGGATACGTTATTGCTCCTCGCCGGTTTATCCGCCCCATGCAGAAGATCCAGCAGAACTTTTTCATCTCTGCAGCGGCCTTTGTCCAGAAGGCCGGGATCGCGGCCTTGACCCAGGCCGGTGGGGAAGTGGCGGAGATGGTCCGGGTCTACGACGAAAGGCGGCAGCTGCTCGTGAAAGGGATCCGGGAGATCGGTCTGCCGGTTCCTGTGGACCCGCAGGGTGCGTTTTATGTGCTGGTGGATGCGAGGCAATTGGGTGCGGATTCCTACAAACTGGCTTTCGATATACTCGAGCGGACGGGTGTGGCTGTGACGCCGGGGATCGATTTCGGCCCTGGGGCGGAAGGCCACCTGCGTTTTTCCTACGCCAACTCCAGTGAAAACCTTACGGAAGGCCTCCGCCGCCTGTCAAAATATGTGAAGGAGGTTACCTGTGAAGCAATCCAGGAGCCTGTCTGAAAAACCCCGACACGCTGCCGTGAGCTGTCTTGTTCGGCGCAGTCTGAAAACATCCTCGCTTATCATGGCCCTCACCCTGATGGCGGGTTGCGCCTCGCCCGGCTTCACCCTCTTCCACCTGGAACCGGCACAGGGCGACGCAGTAGCGGTCGTTCTTGCCGACGGGGCGGTGACGGTGACGGCAGGTTACCTCGATACAGGTGAGCAGACCGGTTACCTGACCGAAAGGGGCTATGAGCCCCTGGGAAACAGCCTGCGGTCGATCCCCCTGATGACCTACCTGTTTAAGGTTCAGAATCGATCCACTGAGCCGCTTACCGTGGATCCTGCGGGCATGAGAGTTTCCACTGGTTTCGGGGAGATGCTCAGGCCTTACAACTACGCCCACTTCTACCTGGCGCTGCCACAGGGCAGCGGGCGGGAAAAGGCCCTTCAGGGTCTGAAAGATGTCATCTATGAGAGACCAGTCCAGGTCGATCCGAACGGTACCATGGAGAAACTCCTGATGTT belongs to bacterium and includes:
- a CDS encoding pyridoxal phosphate-dependent aminotransferase, with the protein product MRQPSERSRNIPPFIVMDVLERAQKMERAGRTVIHMEVGEPDFDTPEVIRMAAAEALERGETNYTHSLGLLELREAISEHYDRRYSVRVDPDCILVTSGTSPALFLAFAALLEQGEVVVMNDPHYACYPNFVSFLGGRPLFSPVHAVDGFMPDVREMARQVTSDTAAILINSPGNPTGAVWPGESLGQIAQLGVPVISDEIYHGLVYGTREQSILEFTDEAFVLNGFSKLYAMTGWRLGYVIAPRRFIRPMQKIQQNFFISAAAFVQKAGIAALTQAGGEVAEMVRVYDERRQLLVKGIREIGLPVPVDPQGAFYVLVDARQLGADSYKLAFDILERTGVAVTPGIDFGPGAEGHLRFSYANSSENLTEGLRRLSKYVKEVTCEAIQEPV
- a CDS encoding homocysteine S-methyltransferase family protein: MSRFKDLIKNRTLLCDGAMGTMLQEAGLAPGECPELLNVHSPERVRSVHRAYIDAGADIIETNTFGGSRVKLSSFGLEDRTEELNEAAVRVAKEASSGDALVAGSVGPTGRFLHPVGELGFDEAVSIFAQQAAALAGAGADLIILETFSDIKEIRTAVIGAREVTDIPVVALMTFEPSALTLLGSSPEAAAVTLEAVGADAVGSNCGLGPEGILEVLRRMATVTELPLVAMPNAGMPRLEHGRTVFPASPEEMVQPFGEFLGIGTALLGGCCGTSPAHIARMRRELDTIPGRSDRILTDPSATRLSSRSSVLFVGGASPIRAIGERLNPTGRKTLAQAVREGRFDPYREEAARQVEAGAQMLDVNVGVPNINEEQAMEDALTAVGQVVSVPLVIDSPRPEVIEAGLKAVDGKALINSVTGEDKSLEKILPLAKKYGAAVLGLTLDGNGIPDTAEGRLAIARRIHSAALKAGIPGRDVLIDCLTLSAGAEQERVAEALRTVSLIRKELGLNTLLGVSNISYGLPSREFLNAAFLSMAARAGLSAAIVNPFDKISMGLLAASRVILNQDRHAADYISLYGGGPSTGGTVSTRDDEDREGALGRAVVNGHPEKAGELAVALLDQGYGPMEIGEKILIPAMSEVGERFARNDYFLPQVLMSAKAMQSAFKPLREAMKGQDLPSAGRILMATVAGDIHDIGKNIVITLLENHGFEVLDLGKNVPSDELVREASRPGVDAVGLSALMTTTMVHMKNAVKALRAAGLEVPVVVGGAAVTQEYAGEIGADGYAGDATGAVKVFLELLHRNR